DNA from Sorex araneus isolate mSorAra2 chromosome 6, mSorAra2.pri, whole genome shotgun sequence:
GTGATATCAGCACAGGCCAGTTTGATGACATCCTGGTGAAGGCAGAATGCATGGGAAAGGACATGGGAGTGACAGTAAGGGAAAAAATAGAGGGGTAAAATTGGGGGCACAACACAGATACAAACGCCCTCATCAGAACAGCAAGCCCAATTTTCATCACTCTAGTATTAGTGAGTATAGAGGTGTATCTAAGAGGATCACGGATAGCGATAAAACGGTCATATGACATAGCAAGCAAAACACCAGACTCCACAAAAGAAAGTGAGTGTATGAAATAGGCTTGAGTAAAGCAGGCTACACTTTGAATCTCCCTGTGATCCACCCAGAGGACTCCCAGCACTGTAGGCAGCGTGGTCACAGTCAGTCCTAGGTCAGTTGCTGCCAGCATGGCCAGGAAGTAGTACATAGGCTCGTGAAGATTGTGATCGTCCTTAATGACAAAGAGGAGAGTGCCATTGCCGAAAAGGACTGAAATGTAGACAAAAAAGAAGGGTGCAGAAATCCAGTGGTGCGCTGCCTCTAAACCTGGAAAACCAGTCAACAGGAAGGAACTGGAGTTGCTGTTGGGCCACATGTCAGGTTTAGCTAGAAGAAACGTCCGATTTTTACCTCAATAATTACCATAGGCTCTGATTTCAAGGTGTCTCTCCACTTCTATGGTTTCAGAATTATTTCTAAAAGTAATAATGACATTGGTATAAGACATTGGTTTTCAGAACATGTTCTCACGGTTATCTGTATCTGAGTTTTCTAGGGATAACTCCTTACCTGTTTGATCAAATGATTGGATTTTCATTTGGCCCTTTCTATTCTAATATGCTCCCCCAAAACTACAGTTTACAAA
Protein-coding regions in this window:
- the LOC101557097 gene encoding LOW QUALITY PROTEIN: olfactory receptor 51B5-like (The sequence of the model RefSeq protein was modified relative to this genomic sequence to represent the inferred CDS: deleted 2 bases in 1 codon); protein product: MWPNSNSSSFLLTGFPGLEAAHHWISAPFFFVYISVLFGNGTLLFVIKDDHNLHEPMYYFLAMLAATDLGLTVTTLPTVLGVLWVDHREIQSVACFTQAYFIHSLSFVESGVLLAMSYDRFIAIRDPLRYTSILTNTRVMKIGLAVLMRAFVSVLPPILPLYFFPYCHSHVLSHAFCLHQDVIKLACADITFNRLYPVVLVGLIFVLDSLIILISYILILKSVLSIASREERAKALNTCVSHICCVLVFYVTVIRLSLIHRFGKHVPHLVHLIMSYVYFLFPPLMNPIIYSIKTKQIRSGILRLFTIHKAEA